A stretch of the Malus sylvestris chromosome 10, drMalSylv7.2, whole genome shotgun sequence genome encodes the following:
- the LOC126587301 gene encoding arabinosyltransferase RRA2-like — MAVVSRREKAQSLSKSKVGAAIAVGVLLGCVFALCFPSGFLSISNPAAILNRNFAKSIAQVGSSPCESSERINLLKSEFVAASEKNAELKKHVRELTEKIRLAEQRKDQAEKQVLVLGDQKKAGPFGTVKGSRTNPSVLPDESVNPRLAKILEKVAVNRELIVALANSNVKEMLDLWFTNIKRVGISNYLVVALDEEIARYCESKDVPVYMRDPDKVIDSVARTGGNHAVSGLKFRVLREFLQLGYSVLLSDVDIVYLQNPFDHLYRDSDVESMTDGHNNMTGYGYNDVFDEPGMGWARYAHTMRMWVYNSGFFYIRPTIPSIELLDRVANRLSKERAWDQAVFNEELFFPSHPGYDGLHASRRTMDFYLFMNSKVLFKTVRKDAKLSKLKPVIVHVNYHPDKYPRMLAVVEFYVNGKQNALKPFPDGSE; from the exons ATGGCGGTGGTGAGTCGCAGAGAGAAAGCGCAGTCTCTTAGCAAATCGAAGGTCGGCGCCGCCATAGCAGTTGGAGTCCTTCTCGGCTGCGTCTTCGCCCTCTGCTTCCCCAGTGGCTTCCTTTCCATTTCCAATCCGGCCGCCATTCTCAATCGCAACTTCGCTAAATCGATCGCCCAG GTTGGTTCTTCCCCGTGCGAGTCGTCTGAACGGATCAACCTGTTGAAGTCAGAGTTTGTTGCAGCATCTGAGAAAAATGCCGAGTTGAAGAAGCATGTTAGAGAATTGACTGAAAAGATTCGGTTGGCTGAGCAAAGGAAAGATCAGGCAGAGAAACAAGTTCTTGTGTTGGGAGATCAAAAGAAAGCTGGGCCTTTTGGTACCGTCAAAGGCTCACGAACCAACCCCAGTGTTCTTCCTGATGAATCAGTGAATCCAAGGTTAGCAAAGATTTTGGAGAAGGTTGCTGTTAACAGAGAGCTTATAGTTGCTCTTGCAAACTCAAATGTGAAGGAAATGTTGGATTTGTGGTTCACTAATATTAAGAGAGTGGGCATATCTAATTATCTGGTTGTTGCTTTGGACGAAGAAATTGCTAGATATTGTGAATCGAAAGATGTTCCAGTTTATATGAGAGACCCAGACAAAGTCATTGATTCAGTTGCGAGGACCGGAGGTAACCATGCTGTCTCCGGGTTAAAATTTCGTGTTCTGAGGGAGTTTTTGCAGCTCGGGTATAGTGTTCTTCTATCAGATGTCGATATTGTGTACTTGCAAAACCCTTTTGATCATCTATATCGCGATTCGGATGTAGAGTCCATGACTGATGGTCACAACAATATGACTGGTTATGGTTACAACGACGTCTTTGATGAGCCAGGAATGGGTTGGGCTCGATATGCTCATACAATGCGTATGTGGGTTTATAACTCTGGTTTCTTCTACATTCGACCAACAATTCCTTCAATTGAGCTATTGGATCGTGTGGCCAATCGACTCTCTAAGGAGCGGGCTTGGGACCAGGCAGTGTTCAATGAGGAACTCTTTTTCCCCTCTCATCCCGGGTACGATGGACTTCATGCTTCCAGGAGAACTATGGATTTCTATCTCTTTATGAACAGCAAGGTCCTCTTCAAGACCGTGAGGAAAGACGCTAAACTGAGTAAGTTAAAGCCGGTGATTGTTCACGTTAATTACCATCCCGATAAGTATCCTAGAATGTTAGCTGTTGTGGAATTTTATGTCAACGGGAAGCAGAATGCACTGAAACCTTTCCCTGATGGTTCAGAGTGA
- the LOC126587305 gene encoding bZIP transcription factor 16-like isoform X2, whose amino-acid sequence MGTKESSAPSTQVVAFEMQKKEELILDEYTESLTIYEGGSVGTDFVGKRVAEGKKTTCISGNNCDGASQRGEDSSDKSGGTSREDYEQRMERRRLANREAARRSRIRRQELVPRLKDVLANIPSSVTLLFSCVDCNQECEKLQATAEILESEIAQIPRDIWRLSEQIEKLREENDSIFDELEKKYGADAVSDLRAVKDSLEGKGKDTDPKTPSRDS is encoded by the exons ATGGGAACTAAGGAAAGCAGTGCACCTTCAACTCAG GTTGTGGCATTCGAAatgcaaaagaaagaagaactgATTCTCGATGAGTACACGGAGTCATTGACAATATACGAGGGGGGCTCAGTAGGTACGGATTTCGTAGGTAAAAGAGTTGCTGAAGGCAAAAAGACAACTTGTATTTCTGGAAATAATTGTGATGGTGCTTCTCAAAG AGGTGAGGACTCATCAGACAAGAGCGGTGGAACTAGCCGA GAAGATTATGAACAGAGAATGGAAAGAAGAAGACTGGCTAACAGGGAAGCTGCTAGGAGGTCAAGAATACGCAGACAG GAGTTGGTACCGCGGCTGAAAGATGTTTTAGCAAACATTCCAAGCTCTGTTACTCTTCTTTTCTCATGCGTTGATTGTAAT CAAGAATGTGAGAAACTACAAGCAACCGCAGAGATTCTTGAGAGCGAGATTGCCCAGATCCCACGCGATATATGGAGGCTTTCTGAGCAAATTGAGAAACTCAGGGAAGAAAACGACAGCATATTT GATGAGCTAGAGAAGAAGTATGGTGCAGATGCAGTTTCTGATCTGAGAGCTGTGAAGGACTCTTTGGAAGGTAAAGGCAAAGACACTGACCCAAAGACGCCGAGCAGAGACAGCTGA
- the LOC126587305 gene encoding G-box-binding factor 1-like isoform X4 — protein MGTKESSAPSTQVVAFEMQKKEELILDEYTESLTIYEGGSVGTDFVGKRVAEGKKTTCISGNNCDGASQSAASRGEDSSDKSGGTSREDYEQRMERRRLANREAARRSRIRRQQECEKLQATAEILESEIAQIPRDIWRLSEQIEKLREENDSIFDELEKKYGADAVSDLRAVKDSLEGKGKDTDPKTPSRDS, from the exons ATGGGAACTAAGGAAAGCAGTGCACCTTCAACTCAG GTTGTGGCATTCGAAatgcaaaagaaagaagaactgATTCTCGATGAGTACACGGAGTCATTGACAATATACGAGGGGGGCTCAGTAGGTACGGATTTCGTAGGTAAAAGAGTTGCTGAAGGCAAAAAGACAACTTGTATTTCTGGAAATAATTGTGATGGTGCTTCTCAAAG TGCTGCAAGCAGAGGTGAGGACTCATCAGACAAGAGCGGTGGAACTAGCCGA GAAGATTATGAACAGAGAATGGAAAGAAGAAGACTGGCTAACAGGGAAGCTGCTAGGAGGTCAAGAATACGCAGACAG CAAGAATGTGAGAAACTACAAGCAACCGCAGAGATTCTTGAGAGCGAGATTGCCCAGATCCCACGCGATATATGGAGGCTTTCTGAGCAAATTGAGAAACTCAGGGAAGAAAACGACAGCATATTT GATGAGCTAGAGAAGAAGTATGGTGCAGATGCAGTTTCTGATCTGAGAGCTGTGAAGGACTCTTTGGAAGGTAAAGGCAAAGACACTGACCCAAAGACGCCGAGCAGAGACAGCTGA
- the LOC126587305 gene encoding G-box-binding factor 1-like isoform X1, with the protein MGTKESSAPSTQVVAFEMQKKEELILDEYTESLTIYEGGSVGTDFVGKRVAEGKKTTCISGNNCDGASQSAASRGEDSSDKSGGTSREDYEQRMERRRLANREAARRSRIRRQELVPRLKDVLANIPSSVTLLFSCVDCNQECEKLQATAEILESEIAQIPRDIWRLSEQIEKLREENDSIFDELEKKYGADAVSDLRAVKDSLEGKGKDTDPKTPSRDS; encoded by the exons ATGGGAACTAAGGAAAGCAGTGCACCTTCAACTCAG GTTGTGGCATTCGAAatgcaaaagaaagaagaactgATTCTCGATGAGTACACGGAGTCATTGACAATATACGAGGGGGGCTCAGTAGGTACGGATTTCGTAGGTAAAAGAGTTGCTGAAGGCAAAAAGACAACTTGTATTTCTGGAAATAATTGTGATGGTGCTTCTCAAAG TGCTGCAAGCAGAGGTGAGGACTCATCAGACAAGAGCGGTGGAACTAGCCGA GAAGATTATGAACAGAGAATGGAAAGAAGAAGACTGGCTAACAGGGAAGCTGCTAGGAGGTCAAGAATACGCAGACAG GAGTTGGTACCGCGGCTGAAAGATGTTTTAGCAAACATTCCAAGCTCTGTTACTCTTCTTTTCTCATGCGTTGATTGTAAT CAAGAATGTGAGAAACTACAAGCAACCGCAGAGATTCTTGAGAGCGAGATTGCCCAGATCCCACGCGATATATGGAGGCTTTCTGAGCAAATTGAGAAACTCAGGGAAGAAAACGACAGCATATTT GATGAGCTAGAGAAGAAGTATGGTGCAGATGCAGTTTCTGATCTGAGAGCTGTGAAGGACTCTTTGGAAGGTAAAGGCAAAGACACTGACCCAAAGACGCCGAGCAGAGACAGCTGA
- the LOC126587305 gene encoding G-box-binding factor 1-like isoform X3: MGTKESSAPSTQKEELILDEYTESLTIYEGGSVGTDFVGKRVAEGKKTTCISGNNCDGASQSAASRGEDSSDKSGGTSREDYEQRMERRRLANREAARRSRIRRQELVPRLKDVLANIPSSVTLLFSCVDCNQECEKLQATAEILESEIAQIPRDIWRLSEQIEKLREENDSIFDELEKKYGADAVSDLRAVKDSLEGKGKDTDPKTPSRDS; the protein is encoded by the exons ATGGGAACTAAGGAAAGCAGTGCACCTTCAACTCAG aaagaagaactgATTCTCGATGAGTACACGGAGTCATTGACAATATACGAGGGGGGCTCAGTAGGTACGGATTTCGTAGGTAAAAGAGTTGCTGAAGGCAAAAAGACAACTTGTATTTCTGGAAATAATTGTGATGGTGCTTCTCAAAG TGCTGCAAGCAGAGGTGAGGACTCATCAGACAAGAGCGGTGGAACTAGCCGA GAAGATTATGAACAGAGAATGGAAAGAAGAAGACTGGCTAACAGGGAAGCTGCTAGGAGGTCAAGAATACGCAGACAG GAGTTGGTACCGCGGCTGAAAGATGTTTTAGCAAACATTCCAAGCTCTGTTACTCTTCTTTTCTCATGCGTTGATTGTAAT CAAGAATGTGAGAAACTACAAGCAACCGCAGAGATTCTTGAGAGCGAGATTGCCCAGATCCCACGCGATATATGGAGGCTTTCTGAGCAAATTGAGAAACTCAGGGAAGAAAACGACAGCATATTT GATGAGCTAGAGAAGAAGTATGGTGCAGATGCAGTTTCTGATCTGAGAGCTGTGAAGGACTCTTTGGAAGGTAAAGGCAAAGACACTGACCCAAAGACGCCGAGCAGAGACAGCTGA